A single Endozoicomonas sp. NE40 DNA region contains:
- a CDS encoding OTU domain-containing protein produces the protein MKTGRLYDEKQAKKRRTRNKNRRSSQSVGQDSVDTISHSAPGWFIRPGGRQTVFDCNTVDLFNPAKFGSSYEEYARQCRFFHGSPLPSDRQADFIEVFVRAIDGTSFQTERAYIHDDLLCIVKPVNDPVMPMTFELCVRFQRYDRYSLSALARNEFIPVDNASSDDKAFDEKVDSFLRAFEAAAKFEMCNEHDELRVDVAPYGKVRVRCIGRGQCKAVFEFPELFPGLAFSWQRGHSMESALLLEGLQGASLTVYEELAMGWNQRTGTLVDTDQIKKPAHKSIDSTRMPSVYRLIPAADDLITVVEIQHRIQPEHLAQTYIRLALTHGLDHRVEIPVVYRDEAVMTVPSFYGEPVKETWSVLRTELMQYTLRDILAEIFEALISQLAQFTGTLEDFRSLRNIPVSIGVDSKLPNYYVSFYLGLDGSLRADLKNFDNEPPNLKLLNGGEPLYRGGPLYDLISRLFPESRLQEDFVDRIQKITVFRSLLKKLLASIAADYFKVQATAKVDLQWFIDLINYEAKSQEVSETPVTWSEIEQYMQKSKKSHRAFRLYVWACQMAAQLQPGRVNVPPAFIPVNHDQKEWLEGIQNKYRHVVAGLILQNRFDKLDQLLQSILNHETDSPSDIPLTSDSWLLDFLARMRMLDEWAGSRFSDYMNRLYAGHPVVSALDAMVDEFLHTSESLLRQNFKVEDSLHSSERSQQDFKDAYASYCLWARLPFLNTVEHAFFHSWWDAWRQVRLQCGTASGRKNTPPSKAAIGKTARGKGMEELFRTLNAPWKSTLEFSSFHHPQPALAQLFGLSFSRTRALIHRLLFTVQGGGAELATQWLYELQQWFDPGVVTDDNDYRLLALFSGLFLKERIHVFEFIKGQFAGIRELGMSYNENKQWVEHNHFIPPGQVDLSLFAPREQRQTYILFHNIPQKVPGQKPQKNWYSVGIHQPPSQADPDIDGIQDQDPMDVPDAQYSVDPARLNQAVAHNPVHLEEYVQNLNTLFTAASFTMIHTPGDNSCLYHAIAEVLTRKLGRPVGADEVKSRIRRFLATLKHKFQLNLGANNNQDPHVVEPYTSEELYLLNMLGPQLDLLDAEINVEGVWNDYSMIIIAANAFQTDLTFVVPYTAPVQTTEDAAPHIVQVYPAQDTQVLSMLPYESVVFFTGAPHWEAAEPHAPVGSSILEVALPEIVREHGLAAVLALLQGKSTSILPKQ, from the coding sequence ATGAAAACGGGCCGGTTGTATGATGAGAAACAGGCGAAGAAGCGACGTACCCGCAATAAAAATCGTAGAAGTTCGCAGAGTGTTGGTCAGGATTCAGTAGACACGATTTCGCACTCCGCTCCTGGCTGGTTTATTCGGCCGGGCGGCAGGCAAACCGTTTTTGACTGTAATACGGTTGATCTGTTTAATCCGGCTAAATTTGGCAGTTCATATGAGGAATATGCACGTCAGTGTCGATTTTTTCATGGCTCTCCTCTGCCATCAGACCGGCAGGCTGATTTTATCGAGGTGTTTGTCAGGGCGATTGATGGAACCAGTTTCCAGACCGAAAGAGCTTATATCCATGATGACCTGTTGTGTATTGTGAAGCCTGTCAACGATCCGGTGATGCCCATGACCTTTGAGCTGTGTGTAAGGTTTCAGCGGTACGACCGTTACAGCCTCTCAGCACTGGCCAGAAATGAGTTTATTCCGGTTGATAATGCCAGCAGCGACGATAAAGCTTTTGATGAAAAGGTGGATAGTTTTCTACGCGCGTTTGAAGCGGCTGCAAAGTTCGAAATGTGCAACGAGCATGACGAGCTGAGGGTTGACGTAGCGCCTTACGGTAAAGTTCGAGTGCGTTGTATTGGGCGGGGGCAGTGTAAAGCGGTCTTTGAGTTTCCTGAGCTGTTTCCCGGACTGGCATTTTCCTGGCAGCGCGGACATTCAATGGAAAGTGCCCTGCTGCTTGAAGGGCTTCAGGGGGCAAGCCTGACCGTTTATGAAGAGCTGGCCATGGGCTGGAACCAAAGAACCGGGACTCTGGTGGATACCGACCAGATTAAAAAACCGGCTCATAAAAGCATCGATTCTACCCGAATGCCCTCAGTTTACCGCCTTATTCCGGCTGCGGACGATTTGATAACGGTTGTGGAAATACAGCACCGAATACAGCCTGAACATCTTGCCCAGACTTATATCAGGCTGGCGTTGACCCACGGGCTGGATCACAGAGTTGAGATTCCTGTGGTTTACAGAGATGAAGCTGTGATGACTGTTCCGAGCTTCTATGGTGAGCCAGTTAAGGAGACCTGGTCGGTACTAAGAACTGAATTAATGCAATATACCCTGAGAGACATTCTGGCTGAAATTTTTGAAGCACTGATCAGTCAGCTGGCTCAGTTTACCGGTACGCTGGAGGACTTCAGGTCGTTGAGGAATATCCCCGTCAGTATTGGTGTTGACTCCAAGTTGCCCAATTATTATGTGTCTTTTTATCTGGGGCTGGATGGCTCGCTGAGGGCAGACCTTAAAAATTTTGATAATGAACCACCCAATCTCAAGCTGCTGAATGGAGGTGAGCCACTGTATCGCGGGGGGCCATTATACGACCTTATTTCCAGATTGTTCCCGGAATCCCGTTTACAGGAAGACTTTGTAGACCGGATACAAAAAATAACGGTATTTCGCAGCTTGCTGAAAAAACTTCTGGCCAGTATTGCAGCAGATTATTTTAAAGTTCAGGCAACTGCGAAAGTCGATTTACAGTGGTTTATTGACTTGATTAATTATGAAGCTAAAAGTCAGGAAGTGAGTGAAACACCTGTCACCTGGAGTGAGATTGAACAATACATGCAAAAAAGCAAGAAATCTCACAGGGCATTCCGACTCTACGTCTGGGCGTGCCAGATGGCGGCTCAACTGCAGCCCGGGCGCGTTAATGTGCCCCCCGCCTTTATTCCGGTGAATCATGACCAGAAAGAGTGGCTTGAGGGCATTCAGAATAAATACAGGCATGTTGTAGCCGGTCTGATTCTGCAGAATCGGTTTGATAAGCTGGATCAGCTTCTGCAGTCGATTCTTAACCACGAAACGGACAGTCCTTCTGATATACCGTTAACTTCAGATTCCTGGTTATTGGATTTCCTGGCTCGTATGCGGATGCTGGATGAGTGGGCTGGTTCCCGCTTTTCCGATTACATGAACCGGCTGTATGCCGGTCATCCTGTAGTATCGGCCCTGGATGCGATGGTCGATGAATTTCTTCATACATCGGAAAGCTTGCTCAGACAAAATTTTAAAGTGGAAGACTCTCTCCATTCATCGGAACGCTCGCAGCAGGATTTTAAGGATGCTTACGCCTCTTACTGCCTATGGGCCCGACTGCCATTTTTAAATACAGTCGAGCATGCCTTTTTCCATAGCTGGTGGGACGCCTGGAGGCAAGTGCGGTTACAGTGTGGAACGGCATCAGGACGCAAAAATACACCACCCTCGAAAGCTGCCATAGGCAAGACTGCCAGAGGGAAGGGTATGGAAGAGTTATTCCGTACTCTGAATGCTCCTTGGAAAAGTACGTTAGAATTTAGTAGCTTTCACCACCCACAGCCAGCCTTGGCGCAACTGTTTGGTTTGAGCTTTAGCCGTACCAGGGCATTGATACACCGTTTATTGTTCACAGTGCAGGGCGGCGGGGCTGAGCTGGCCACTCAGTGGCTTTATGAGCTGCAACAGTGGTTTGATCCGGGTGTGGTGACTGATGATAATGATTACAGGCTATTAGCTTTGTTTTCAGGACTTTTCCTGAAGGAGAGGATTCATGTTTTTGAATTTATAAAAGGTCAGTTTGCCGGAATAAGGGAACTGGGGATGAGCTATAACGAAAACAAGCAGTGGGTTGAACACAATCACTTTATTCCCCCCGGGCAGGTCGATCTCTCATTGTTCGCTCCCCGGGAACAGAGACAGACGTATATTTTATTTCACAATATTCCTCAAAAAGTACCGGGGCAGAAGCCTCAGAAAAACTGGTACAGTGTTGGAATACATCAGCCCCCCTCGCAAGCCGACCCGGATATTGATGGGATACAGGATCAGGACCCTATGGACGTGCCTGATGCACAGTATTCGGTTGATCCGGCCCGGTTAAACCAGGCTGTCGCGCACAACCCTGTTCATCTTGAAGAATATGTTCAAAATCTGAATACATTATTTACTGCTGCCAGTTTCACAATGATCCATACACCTGGCGATAACTCCTGCCTGTATCACGCCATTGCTGAAGTATTGACACGCAAGCTGGGCAGGCCGGTGGGTGCTGATGAAGTGAAATCGAGAATCAGGCGATTTCTGGCAACTCTGAAACACAAGTTTCAGCTTAATCTCGGTGCCAACAATAATCAGGACCCTCATGTTGTTGAGCCTTATACCAGTGAAGAGCTGTACCTGCTGAATATGCTGGGCCCTCAGCTTGACTTGCTGGACGCAGAGATAAATGTCGAAGGTGTCTGGAACGATTACAGTATGATTATTATTGCAGCCAATGCTTTTCAGACTGACCTGACTTTTGTTGTACCTTACACTGCACCTGTTCAGACCACTGAAGATGCGGCACCGCATATTGTGCAGGTGTATCCGGCTCAGGATACCCAGGTTCTGTCGATGTTACCTTATGAGTCCGTCGTGTTTTTTACGGGAGCGCCACACTGGGAAGCTGCTGAACCGCATGCTCCAGTGGGCAGCTCTATATTGGAAGTGGCTTTACCGGAAATAGTCAGGGAACATGGTCTGGCTGCTGTACTGGCTCTCCTTCAGGGTAAGTCCACATCAATACTGCCTAAGCAATAG